Proteins from a single region of Aphelocoma coerulescens isolate FSJ_1873_10779 unplaced genomic scaffold, UR_Acoe_1.0 HiC_scaffold_123, whole genome shotgun sequence:
- the LOC138100636 gene encoding uncharacterized protein, whose protein sequence is MALLSLLFVLVQSLIQYPQPAGDGLDEATHRRMQEREELLDREMARLLQELEQGPLEQQDEGWGALLFGALQQWPFWALAGLLLLLGLWFSCRRSPEASETNSSGKDQSSCKTLGEEKEKEKEEDSLDSKGDGETIDVTVEADDSGSGNEGEGSPVAANEGDDDDANERDEDVKLKKDSDVKSDDGHDAKKDEGWSDGNMPGYNTAEGNEQEPGNVTGGVEDLDEVNEGENKDVKVEPDKDAGKEDGDGNEEKTDDAYMKAGNSDDVNKGVYEVDGKEEKADVKVQESSDASEQQSSDWIGQEDTSDGGKAIDHSGFAATEEKTTHLGNEETSVANRDEKQGDANANGEKNEDAKEGEQGHVATSEKEGYAGKGKGSRGGIEEDARDAGNKRGILLVDRIQCPVEDVEKGRSVAAELMESFTRVFIDSVSNSFYPVPQEAIGVGSAFEGWSPREQDGVYRVLVPLNPPPGHAFHLELNSAGQMAARTFCVRVELVCTCEREQLGEKLLCFLHHSQEELRWKQKPSLLETLCTGSYLDVEKTSHWFYQLVRCSWLHLPQSYSWHLVFQPRSRSCQFRLSKGKKSLVVEMLFGVRHGDSDIFVVSQPTEAQTGGSSIFVSSQPADSIASTAWPETYAVAEAKFFQHVARQVPCESLHLKCLQLFTCILRGTGFSSLTWKTVVMHVLTTVPLSQWRRREFARRLWDIMAYLRRCLQLKRLEHFVLGNQRLPAEISLPPAMRAVEPLNLFEHLAQDPAAHAEAMRAYGQLRFRLWMLLSGH, encoded by the coding sequence ATGGCTTTATTGTCATTGCTCTTCGTGCTCGtgcaaagcctgatccagtacccccagccagctggggatgggctggatgagGCCACGCACCGGCGAATGCAGGAGCGTGAGGAGCTGCTTGACCGCGAGATGgctcggctgctgcaggagctggagcaagggcccctggagcagcaggacgagggctggggagccctgctctttggtgccctgcagcagtggccattctgggctcttgctggactcctgctcctcttgggcCTGTGGTTTAGCTGCAGGAGGAGTCCTGAAGCCAGCGAAACcaacagcagcggcaaggaccagagctcctgcaagaccttgggagaggagaaggaaaaagaaaaggaagaagacagtTTGGATTCCAAGGGAGATGGAGAAACCATAGATGTGACTGTGGAGGCAGATGACAGCGGCAGtggaaatgaaggagaaggcagtcctgtggctgcaaaTGAAGGAGACGATGATGATGCCAATGAACGAGATGAAGATGTGAAGTTGAAGAAAGACAGTGATGTTAAAAGTGACGATGGCCATGATGCAAAGAAAGATGAAGGCTGGAGTGATGGGAATATGCCAGGATACAATACTGCCGAAGGAAATGAACAAGAACCTGGCAATGTTACTGGAGGTGTGGAAGACCTAGATGAagtaaatgaaggagaaaacaaggatgtgAAGGTGGAGCCAGACAAGGATGCTGGAAAGGAAGACggagatggaaatgaagaaaaaaccgaTGATGCGTATATGAAGGCAGGCAACAGTGATGATGTAAATAAAGGAGTATACGAGGtagatggaaaggaagaaaaagcagatgtgaAGGTGCAGGAAAGCAGTGATGCCAGTGAACAACAAAGCAGTGATTGGATTGGGCAGGAAGACACCAGTGATGGTGGGAAGGCAATAGACCACAGTGGGTTTGCTGCAACTGAGGAAAAAACCACTCACCTTGGAAATGAAGAGACCAGTGTTGCAAACAGAGATGAGAAACAGGGTGATGCAAATGCGAATGGAGAGAAGAATGAAGATGCAAAAGAAGGAGAACAAGGTCATGTGGCTACCAGTGAAAAAGAAGGCTATGCTGGCAAGGGCAAAGGCAGCCGTGGTGGAATTGAAGAAGACGCCCGTGACGCTGGGAATAAGCGAGGGATCCTATTAGTGGATCGCATACAGTGTCCCGTCGAGGACGTGGAGAAAGGTCGCTCAGTGGCAGCTGAGCTGATGGAGAGCTTCACGCGTGTCTTTATTGACAGCGTGAGCAATAGTTTCTATCCGGTGCCTCAAGAAGCCAtcggggtgggcagtgcctttgAGGGTTGGAGTCCCCGTGAGCAGGATGGGGTGTACCGCGTGCTGGTCCCACTGAATCCCCCACCGGGACACGccttccacctggagctgaacagtgcagggcagatggcagcaaggaccttctgcgtccgtgtggagctggtgtgcacgtgcgagagggagcagctgggcgagaagctgttgtgcttcctgcaccactcgcaggaggagctgcggtggaagcagaagcccagcctCCTAGAGACACTCTGCACCGGCTCCTACCTGGACGTGGAGAAAACCTCCCACTGGTTCTACCAGCTGGTGAGATGCTCgtggctgcatttgcctcagtCGTACTCATGGCACTTGGTGTTTCAGCCCCGCAGCCGGTCCTGCCAATTCCGGCTGAGCAAAGGCAAGAAGAGCCTGGTGGTGGAGATGTTGTTTGGGGTGCGCCACGGGGACTCCGACATCTTTGTGGTcagccagcccacagaggcCCAGACAGGCGGCTCCAGCATCTTTGTGAGCAGCCAGCCCGCCGACTCCATCGCAAGCACAGCGTGGCCTGAGACGtacgctgtggcagaggcaaaaTTCTTCCAGCACGTCGccaggcaggtgccgtgtgagagcttgcacctgaaatgcctgcagctcttcacctgCATCCTGAGGGGCACAGGTTTTTCCAGCTTGACCTGGAAGACTGTGGTCATGCACGTGCTGACCACCGTACCGCTGTCCCAGTGGCGCAGGAGGGAATTTGCACGGCGGCTGTGGGACATCATGGCATACCTGCGCCGCTGCCTGCAGTTGAAACGCCTGGAGCACTTTGTCCTAGGCAACCAGAGGCTTCCTGCAGAGATCAGCTTGCCGCCGGCAATGCGAGCGGTCGAGCCGCTCAACCTCTTTGAGCACCTGGCCCAAGATCCGGCCGCCCACGCAGAGGCGATGCGAGCTTACGGTCAGCTGCGATTTCGCCTCTGGATGCTGCTCTCCGGCCACTGA